In the genome of Candidatus Nitrosotenuis sp. DW1, one region contains:
- a CDS encoding methyl-accepting chemotaxis protein: protein MKILILICLGIMFGANSAFAEQLDLFTDNQVYSPNRPLFVYGQALPHEDIVLRIFAPDDTIVTFTQVTSDDKGKFQMELFIWPDASTSFPYGTYTVEAISTQQNGASKKIDVKFSSSSETEQIPITRNISTLVFAPETAAINVPMKIFVQTTSDGLLIGGSPEKLLGTSHVHLPDGQVVNLSSSFKILHQGLYYAEYTPVQEGTHVFHVVTFSQGSISHGSSATLVQKQDIGGISKQILELNSVLGDTSKELANLKTEITGFGSSLDSASQNLDKSVSAISTSVDNMEAASLQLNSLLFPIVASIAIIVALQIAILARRR from the coding sequence ATGAAAATACTAATCTTGATCTGCCTTGGAATCATGTTTGGCGCAAATTCTGCCTTTGCAGAGCAATTGGACCTATTTACCGATAATCAGGTATATTCCCCAAACAGGCCGCTCTTTGTGTACGGGCAGGCACTCCCGCACGAAGATATCGTCCTTAGGATTTTTGCACCAGATGACACCATCGTGACGTTCACGCAGGTGACGTCTGATGACAAGGGCAAGTTCCAAATGGAATTATTTATCTGGCCTGATGCATCTACGTCGTTCCCATATGGAACGTACACCGTAGAGGCAATAAGCACGCAGCAAAACGGCGCGTCGAAAAAAATCGACGTCAAGTTTTCTTCTTCTTCTGAAACTGAACAAATCCCGATCACTAGAAACATCAGCACCTTGGTGTTTGCCCCGGAAACTGCCGCAATAAACGTGCCAATGAAAATCTTTGTCCAGACAACAAGCGACGGGCTGTTGATTGGCGGAAGCCCTGAAAAACTGCTTGGTACGTCGCACGTGCACCTCCCTGACGGGCAGGTGGTGAACCTATCATCCTCGTTTAAGATCCTGCACCAGGGACTATACTATGCAGAATACACCCCGGTACAGGAGGGCACTCACGTATTTCACGTGGTGACGTTCTCCCAAGGCTCAATCTCCCACGGTTCATCTGCAACGCTAGTCCAAAAGCAGGACATCGGGGGAATATCAAAGCAAATTCTGGAACTAAACTCAGTTCTTGGCGATACATCAAAGGAGCTTGCAAACCTCAAAACCGAAATAACCGGCTTTGGCTCATCGCTTGACTCTGCAAGCCAAAACCTCGACAAGAGCGTAAGTGCCATATCGACATCGGTTGACAACATGGAGGCTGCATCCCTCCAGCTAAACTCGCTACTCTTCCCAATAGTTGCATCAATTGCAATCATAGTCGCGCTGCAGATAGCAATTCTTGCGCGCAGACGATAA